A single window of Nicotiana tomentosiformis chromosome 1, ASM39032v3, whole genome shotgun sequence DNA harbors:
- the LOC104088732 gene encoding uncharacterized protein, which produces MMDDNMVMDLDLNQQPLDPLSGSPVGLGSLLNDLETAHSRIEERIRHLEAVTARALQRHRWRQARTTLDTSGNVDSEMQVQNSESVLDVAERTVERGCKRDSSHLVAKALEMDLVVNKVDDDGGSFFDCNICLDMAKEPILTCCGHLYCWPCFYQLPYVDSTTKECPVCKGEVADGNVTPVYGNGDGESITELESGLKIPPRPKARRVESVRQQRVTRGLSHIPVAEALRRIRTSIGLGHHPQRQDADGVNLNFVRSSHVLQSANTLSSGRLRSRLISRVLSEGAASLSSELDNAQRMFEDLAASLTDRLLQRSNGDAVHGATDDGDSFRRDAAFIQSDNRSLDAVAGSSSSTSVPSSSQANEVSDTVVRLENLTTDTRNLPVGRSSLASRRRSILSRLSDVDSGLFREPRRRRLN; this is translated from the coding sequence ATGATGGATGATAATATGGTGATGGATCTGGATTTGAACCAACAACCTTTGGACCCACTTTCTGGTTCTCCTGTAGGATTAGGGTCTTTGTTGAATGATTTAGAAACTGCTCACTCTAGGATTGAGGAGAGAATTAGGCATCTTGAGGCTGTCACTGCTCGAGCTTTGCAGCGCCATAGATGGCGTCAGGCTCGCACTACCCTTGATACTTCTGGTAATGTGGATAGTGAGATGCAAGTTCAGAACAGCGAGAGTGTTTTGGATGTAGCAGAAAGGACTGTGGAGAGGGGATGCAAAAGGGATAGTTCCCATTTGGTAGCAAAGGCATTAGAGATGGATTTAGTGGTTAATAAGGTAGATGATGATGGTGGAAGTTTTTTTGACTGTAATATATGCTTGGATATGGCAAAAGAACCCATCTTGACTTGTTGTGGCCACCTATATTGTTGGCCGTGCTTTTATCAGTTACCTTATGTTGATTCAACTACAAAGGAATGCCCTGTCTGCAAAGGAGAGGTTGCAGATGGAAATGTTACTCCGGTTTATGGTAATGGAGATGGTGAAAGCATCACGGAACTGGAGTCTGGTTTGAAAATACCGCCAAGGCCAAAGGCACGTCGAGTAGAGAGTGTTAGACAGCAGCGTGTGACTCGAGGTTTGTCTCACATCCCGGTTGCAGAAGCACTAAGAAGAATTAGGACTAGTATTGGATTGGGGCATCATCCGCAGCGACAGGATGCTGATGGAGTTAATTTGAATTTTGTGAGAAGCTCTCATGTGTTGCAAAGTGCTAATACCTTAAGCAGCGGAAGACTACGTTCCCGTCTTATTTCGAGGGTGTTGTCAGAAGGCGCAGCTTCTCTTTCATCAGAGTTAGATAATGCACAACGGATGTTTGAGGACCTTGCAGCATCACTCACTGATCGGCTTCTCCAAAGAAGTAACGGAGATGCTGTTCATGGAGCGACAGACGATGGTGATTCTTTCAGAAGAGATGCTGCTTTCATACAGTCAGATAATCGGTCACTGGATGCAGTAGCAGGGTCAAGTTCCTCTACATCTGTTCCTTCCTCTTCTCAAGCAAATGAAGTCTCTGACACTGTTGTTCGGCTGGAAAACCTTACAACTGATACTCGCAATCTGCCTGTAGGTCGATCTTCCTTGGCTTCCAGGAGAAGAAGCATTTTGTCGAGGCTTTCTGATGTAGATAGTGGACTTTTCCGTGAACCTAGAAGGAGAAGATTGAATTGA
- the LOC104088734 gene encoding protein VACUOLELESS GAMETOPHYTES-like — MEMTPMEQYYSHFSHRHPLKISDVEEEDQVICSGCEHDLSGGSAYACTKMNCNFILHDSCFELPRQIKHKSHPKHTLTLLFFPPYDDGEFTCDACGNSGHAFTFHCEKCKFDLHVECASLPEIEERKDHQHPLTLCYSNVFFGKDKDVDLMCYVCQRGVGKRCWFYYCLACKFATHMDCVSTQEIQVSEI; from the coding sequence ATGGAGATGACACCAATGGAACAATACTATAGCCATTTCAGCCATCGCCACCCATTAAAGATCTCCGATGTAGAAGAAGAAGATCAAGTCATCTGCTCCGGCTGCGAGCACGATCTCTCCGGCGGCTCCGCCTACGCGTGCACCAAAATGAACTGCAACTTCATCCTCCACGATTCTTGTTTCGAGTTGCCTAGGCAAATTAAGCACAAATCTCACCCAAAACACACTTTAACCCTCCTCTTCTTTCCTCCTTATGACGACGGAGAATTCACGTGCGATGCTTGTGGGAATTCGGGCCATGCTTTTACGTTTCATTGTGAGAAATGTAAGTTTGATCTTCATGTTGAATGTGCTTCGTTGCCGGAGATTGAAGAGAGGAAAGATCATCAACATCCTCTTACGTTGTGTTATAGTAATGTTTTTTTTGGGAAGGATAAGGACGTGGATTTGATGTGTTATGTTTGTCAAAGAGGTGTTGGGAAGCGTTGTTGGTTTTATTATTGTTTGGCTTGTAAATTTGCTACCCATATGGATTGTGTGTCTACTCAAGAAATTCAAGTTTCAGAAATTTGA
- the LOC104088733 gene encoding uncharacterized protein, giving the protein MGKVKLESQQSKNTKNHFSHPHPLELITNQNFASPSSQLCSGCKIQANGSIYTCKSCNFFLHTECAQMPQQTTHPFDKEHHFTLLPKPIYPEGNFNCDACGEIGDGFSYHCKTCGTDLHILCAIFPLCVTHWSHHHQLELKFSPPYPDKSFCCDICKNVGTNHWLYRCQTCGFDAHLNCTKLQAPPHQSYIHQNPTTSRSAPQQQHFIGINHMNQGINHGPAVPQLFGSRQNNEMSLQEILRKQGEDQQKLIQEMFTAATARQNQLIQQHMAATSRQNQDINQQIMAATSPQNQDIYQQIMAASARQNQEINQQLTQALMNNASAGGVNPMPNLYQNMMGGFNNGGAVNVLQALSGGGGIGGGSGGMELLQSFMGGGNVGIGGLDLTALFGSLNF; this is encoded by the exons ATGGGAAAGGTGAAGTTGGAATCTCAACAATCCAAGAACACAAAAAATCATTTCAGTCACCCTCACCCTTTAGAACTAATCACTAATCAAAACTTTGCTTCACCTTCTTCACAACTATGTTCAGGTTGCAAGATTCAAGCCAATGGATCAATCTACACATGCAAATCTTGCAATTTTTTCCTCCATACTGAATGTGCCCAAATGCCTCAGCAAACCACTCATCCATTTGACAAAGAACATCATTTCACTCTCCTCCCAAAACCCATTTACCCTGAAGGGAATTTCAACTGTGATGCATGTGGGGAAATAGGAGATGGCTTCTCTTACCACTGCAAAACTTGTGGCACTGACCTTCACATACTATGTGCTATTTTCCCACTATGTGTCACTCACTGGTCTCATCATCACCAGCTTGAGCTCAAGTTTTCACCTCCTTATCCTGATAAATCTTTCTGTTGTGATATTTGCAAGAATGTTGGAACCAATCACTGGCTTTATAGATGCCAAACTTGTGGTTTTGATGCTCATTTGAATTGTACAAAGTTACAAGCTCCACCACATCAAAGTTATATCCATCAGAACCCAACTACAAGTAGGTCTGCTCCTCAGCAGCAACATTTTATAG GGATAAATCATATGAATCAAGGGATTAACCATGGACCTGCTGTACCTCAATTATTCGGGTCTAGGCAGAACAATGAAATGTCACTCCAAGAAATACTTAGAAAGCAAGGTGAAGATCAACAGAAATTGATACAAGAAATGTTCACGGCAGCCACTGCTCGGCAGAATCAACTAATACAGCAGCACATGGCTGCTACTTCTCGGCAGAATCAAGACATAAACCAGCAAATCATGGCTGCTACTTCTCCGCAGAATCAAGACATATACCAACAAATCATGGCTGCTAGTGCTCGACAGAATCAAGAAATAAACCAGCAACTGACGCAAGCACTTATGAATAATGCCTCTGCTGGTGGAGTTAATCCTATGCCAAATTTATACCAAAATATGATGGGTGGATTCAATAACGGAGGAGCTGTAAATGTCTTACAAGCATTATCAGGTGGTGGTGGAATTGGTGGCGGCAGTGGAGGAATGGAACTTCTGCAATCATTTATGGGTGGCGGCAATGTTGGCATTGGTGGTTTGGATTTGACTGCATTATTTGGAAGCCTTAACTTCTGA